A single region of the Vicia villosa cultivar HV-30 ecotype Madison, WI linkage group LG4, Vvil1.0, whole genome shotgun sequence genome encodes:
- the LOC131600168 gene encoding protein argonaute 4-like, with product MNEKDLVYDGDQKLFSTGSLAQNKFEFTVDLEDVTSNRNSGNHSPKGNGSPNEADRKWVQKSFRYKVYCQGMEISLAFKIPLQAIAKAIANALKGNETENYQEAIRLTANKKAEAERILQIKTPEGEAESMYISGLGIVRQRLAIMDELRDTFSKNVPETSFQDVLDMVLVTQYFDTMKEIGAYSKS from the exons ATGAATGAGAAAGATCTTGTATACGATGGTGACCAAAAACTGTTCAGTACTGGCTCTCTCGCTCAGAACAAGTTTGAATTTACGGTTGATCTTGAAGATGTAACATCAAACAG GAATAGTGGTAACCATAGCCCGAAAGGAAATGGAAGTCCTAATGAAGCTGATAGGAAGTGGGTCCAAAAATCCTTCCGTTACAAGGTATATTGCCAAGGAATGGAAATCAGCCTTGCCTTCAAAATTCCTCTGCAGGCTATTGCCAAGGCTATTGCCAATGCCTTAAAGGGGAATGAGACAGAGAATTATCAAGAAGCCATTAGATTGACTGCAAACAAGAAAGCCGAAGCAGAAAGGATATTGCAGATAAAAACACCTGAAGGAGAAGCTGAGTCCATGTATATATCAGGACTCGGTATAGTTCGTCAACGTTTAGCTATCATGGACGAACTGAGGGACACATTCTCTAAAAACGTACCCGAAACTTCTTTTCAAGATGTCTTGGATATGGTGTTGGTAACCCAATACTTCGACACCATGAAGGAAATTGGAGCATACTCCAAATCTTAA